A genomic window from Glycine max cultivar Williams 82 chromosome 17, Glycine_max_v4.0, whole genome shotgun sequence includes:
- the LOC100785909 gene encoding choline monooxygenase, chloroplastic isoform X3: MQMQMAMNIQLTPFISNPRQGQLLNLNFPNKHSTLTCCAIRNSDLKLSQTQRLVHHFNPKTPIEEAVTPPTSWYTHPSFFHLELDRVFYRGWQVVGSTEQIKDPRDYFTGRLGDVEYVVCRDDSGIVRAFHNVCRHHASLLAYGSGKKSCFVCPYHGWTYGFNGALLKATRISGMRNFNVNDFGLLPMKVATWGPFVLLNLEKENLSKKEVDSHNVSKEWLGSSSEILSTNGVDSSLSYVCRREYTIECNWKVFCDNYLDGGYHVPYAHKGLASGLKLDSYSITMFERVSIQSCEGSSEKNKGNYDRLGRKAIYAFVYPNFMINRYGPWMDTNLVVPLGPNKCQVIFDYYLEHSLKDDKDFIEKSLQDSEKVQIEDIVLCEGVQKGLQSPAYRVGRYAPTVEQAMHHFHCLLYENLAK; encoded by the exons ATGCAGATGCAAATGGCGATGAACATTCAGCTGACACCTTTTATTTCTAATCCCCGACAAggacaactcctgaaccttaaTTTTCCAAACAAACATTCAACACTCACTTGTTGCGCTATTCGTAATTCAGACCTCAAACTATCTCAGACTCAGAGACTTGTCCATCACTTCAATCCCAAAACTCCCATAGAGGAAGCCGTTACTCCCCCAACATCATGGTACACTCATCCCTCTTTCTTCCACCTTGAGCTCGATCGTGTCTTCTACAGAGGCTGGCAAGTTGTGG GATCCACAGAGCAGATAAAGGATCCCCGTGACTATTTCACTGGaag ACTAGGAGATGTGGAATATGTGGTCTGTCGAGATGATAGTGGCATTGTCCGTGCCTTTCACAATGTCTGTCGTCATCATGCTTCTCTTCTTGCTTATGGAAGTGGAAAGAAGTCCTGCTTTGTCTGCCCTTATCAT GGGTGGACATATGGATTCAATGGAGCACTTCTCAAGGCAACTAGAATATCAGGAATGCGAAATTTCAATGTAAAT GATTTTGGCCTTTTGCCAATGAAAGTAGCTACCTGGGGACCTTTTGTTCTTCTCAATTTGGAAAAAGAGAATCTTTCTAAGAAGGAAGTTGATAGCCATAATGTGTCAAAGGAATGGCTTGGTAGCTCTTCAGAAATACTGAGTACCAATGGAGTTGATTCTTCACTAAGTTATGTTTGTAGACGTGAATACACAATTGAATGCAATTGGAAG GTATTCTGTGATAACTACTTAGATGGTGGCTATCATGTGCCATATGCACATAAAGGCCTTGCATCTGGTCTTAAGCTGGACTCCTATTCTATCACA ATGTTTGAAAGGGTTAGCATCCAAAGTTGTGAAGGCAGCTCAGAGAAAAACAAAGGGAATTATGATCGACTTGGAAGAAAAGCTATATATGCTTTTGTTTACCCTAACTTCATGATAAATAG GTATGGACCTTGGATGGACACCAATCTTGTGGTTCCACTAGGACCCAACAAATGTCAAGTAATATTTGACTACTATCTTGAACATTCTCTGAAG GATGACAAAGATTTCATAGAAAAAAGTTTACAAGATAGTGAGAAAGTGCAG ATAGAAGATATTGTGTTGTGTGAAGGTGTCCAGAAGGGCCTCCAGTCCCCAGCATATCGTGTGGGCAGATATGCTCCAACGGTTGAGCAGGCCATGCACCATTTTCATTGTCTGCTCTATGAAAACCTTGCAAAATAA
- the LOC100785909 gene encoding choline monooxygenase, chloroplastic isoform X4: MQMQMAMNIQLTPFISNPRQGQLLNLNFPNKHSTLTCCAIRNSDLKLSQTQRLVHHFNPKTPIEEAVTPPTSWYTHPSFFHLELDRVFYRGWQVVGSTEQIKDPRDYFTGRLGDVEYVVCRDDSGIVRAFHNVCRHHASLLAYGSGKKSCFVCPYHGWTYGFNGALLKATRISGMRNFNDFGLLPMKVATWGPFVLLNLEKENLSKKEVDSHNVSKEWLGSSSEILSTNGVDSSLSYVCRREYTIECNWKVFCDNYLDGGYHVPYAHKGLASGLKLDSYSITMFERVSIQSCEGSSEKNKGNYDRLGRKAIYAFVYPNFMINRYGPWMDTNLVVPLGPNKCQVIFDYYLEHSLKDDKDFIEKSLQDSEKVQIEDIVLCEGVQKGLQSPAYRVGRYAPTVEQAMHHFHCLLYENLAK; encoded by the exons ATGCAGATGCAAATGGCGATGAACATTCAGCTGACACCTTTTATTTCTAATCCCCGACAAggacaactcctgaaccttaaTTTTCCAAACAAACATTCAACACTCACTTGTTGCGCTATTCGTAATTCAGACCTCAAACTATCTCAGACTCAGAGACTTGTCCATCACTTCAATCCCAAAACTCCCATAGAGGAAGCCGTTACTCCCCCAACATCATGGTACACTCATCCCTCTTTCTTCCACCTTGAGCTCGATCGTGTCTTCTACAGAGGCTGGCAAGTTGTGG GATCCACAGAGCAGATAAAGGATCCCCGTGACTATTTCACTGGaag ACTAGGAGATGTGGAATATGTGGTCTGTCGAGATGATAGTGGCATTGTCCGTGCCTTTCACAATGTCTGTCGTCATCATGCTTCTCTTCTTGCTTATGGAAGTGGAAAGAAGTCCTGCTTTGTCTGCCCTTATCAT GGGTGGACATATGGATTCAATGGAGCACTTCTCAAGGCAACTAGAATATCAGGAATGCGAAATTTCAAT GATTTTGGCCTTTTGCCAATGAAAGTAGCTACCTGGGGACCTTTTGTTCTTCTCAATTTGGAAAAAGAGAATCTTTCTAAGAAGGAAGTTGATAGCCATAATGTGTCAAAGGAATGGCTTGGTAGCTCTTCAGAAATACTGAGTACCAATGGAGTTGATTCTTCACTAAGTTATGTTTGTAGACGTGAATACACAATTGAATGCAATTGGAAG GTATTCTGTGATAACTACTTAGATGGTGGCTATCATGTGCCATATGCACATAAAGGCCTTGCATCTGGTCTTAAGCTGGACTCCTATTCTATCACA ATGTTTGAAAGGGTTAGCATCCAAAGTTGTGAAGGCAGCTCAGAGAAAAACAAAGGGAATTATGATCGACTTGGAAGAAAAGCTATATATGCTTTTGTTTACCCTAACTTCATGATAAATAG GTATGGACCTTGGATGGACACCAATCTTGTGGTTCCACTAGGACCCAACAAATGTCAAGTAATATTTGACTACTATCTTGAACATTCTCTGAAG GATGACAAAGATTTCATAGAAAAAAGTTTACAAGATAGTGAGAAAGTGCAG ATAGAAGATATTGTGTTGTGTGAAGGTGTCCAGAAGGGCCTCCAGTCCCCAGCATATCGTGTGGGCAGATATGCTCCAACGGTTGAGCAGGCCATGCACCATTTTCATTGTCTGCTCTATGAAAACCTTGCAAAATAA
- the LOC100785909 gene encoding choline monooxygenase, chloroplastic isoform X2, with translation MQMQMAMNIQLTPFISNPRQGQLLNLNFPNKHSTLTCCAIRNSDLKLSQTQRLVHHFNPKTPIEEAVTPPTSWYTHPSFFHLELDRVFYRGWQVVGSTEQIKDPRDYFTGRLGDVEYVVCRDDSGIVRAFHNVCRHHASLLAYGSGKKSCFVCPYHILKDRFLQGWTYGFNGALLKATRISGMRNFNDFGLLPMKVATWGPFVLLNLEKENLSKKEVDSHNVSKEWLGSSSEILSTNGVDSSLSYVCRREYTIECNWKVFCDNYLDGGYHVPYAHKGLASGLKLDSYSITMFERVSIQSCEGSSEKNKGNYDRLGRKAIYAFVYPNFMINRYGPWMDTNLVVPLGPNKCQVIFDYYLEHSLKDDKDFIEKSLQDSEKVQIEDIVLCEGVQKGLQSPAYRVGRYAPTVEQAMHHFHCLLYENLAK, from the exons ATGCAGATGCAAATGGCGATGAACATTCAGCTGACACCTTTTATTTCTAATCCCCGACAAggacaactcctgaaccttaaTTTTCCAAACAAACATTCAACACTCACTTGTTGCGCTATTCGTAATTCAGACCTCAAACTATCTCAGACTCAGAGACTTGTCCATCACTTCAATCCCAAAACTCCCATAGAGGAAGCCGTTACTCCCCCAACATCATGGTACACTCATCCCTCTTTCTTCCACCTTGAGCTCGATCGTGTCTTCTACAGAGGCTGGCAAGTTGTGG GATCCACAGAGCAGATAAAGGATCCCCGTGACTATTTCACTGGaag ACTAGGAGATGTGGAATATGTGGTCTGTCGAGATGATAGTGGCATTGTCCGTGCCTTTCACAATGTCTGTCGTCATCATGCTTCTCTTCTTGCTTATGGAAGTGGAAAGAAGTCCTGCTTTGTCTGCCCTTATCAT atattaaaagACAGATTTCTGCAGGGGTGGACATATGGATTCAATGGAGCACTTCTCAAGGCAACTAGAATATCAGGAATGCGAAATTTCAAT GATTTTGGCCTTTTGCCAATGAAAGTAGCTACCTGGGGACCTTTTGTTCTTCTCAATTTGGAAAAAGAGAATCTTTCTAAGAAGGAAGTTGATAGCCATAATGTGTCAAAGGAATGGCTTGGTAGCTCTTCAGAAATACTGAGTACCAATGGAGTTGATTCTTCACTAAGTTATGTTTGTAGACGTGAATACACAATTGAATGCAATTGGAAG GTATTCTGTGATAACTACTTAGATGGTGGCTATCATGTGCCATATGCACATAAAGGCCTTGCATCTGGTCTTAAGCTGGACTCCTATTCTATCACA ATGTTTGAAAGGGTTAGCATCCAAAGTTGTGAAGGCAGCTCAGAGAAAAACAAAGGGAATTATGATCGACTTGGAAGAAAAGCTATATATGCTTTTGTTTACCCTAACTTCATGATAAATAG GTATGGACCTTGGATGGACACCAATCTTGTGGTTCCACTAGGACCCAACAAATGTCAAGTAATATTTGACTACTATCTTGAACATTCTCTGAAG GATGACAAAGATTTCATAGAAAAAAGTTTACAAGATAGTGAGAAAGTGCAG ATAGAAGATATTGTGTTGTGTGAAGGTGTCCAGAAGGGCCTCCAGTCCCCAGCATATCGTGTGGGCAGATATGCTCCAACGGTTGAGCAGGCCATGCACCATTTTCATTGTCTGCTCTATGAAAACCTTGCAAAATAA
- the LOC100785909 gene encoding choline monooxygenase, chloroplastic isoform X1, translated as MQMQMAMNIQLTPFISNPRQGQLLNLNFPNKHSTLTCCAIRNSDLKLSQTQRLVHHFNPKTPIEEAVTPPTSWYTHPSFFHLELDRVFYRGWQVVGSTEQIKDPRDYFTGRLGDVEYVVCRDDSGIVRAFHNVCRHHASLLAYGSGKKSCFVCPYHILKDRFLQGWTYGFNGALLKATRISGMRNFNVNDFGLLPMKVATWGPFVLLNLEKENLSKKEVDSHNVSKEWLGSSSEILSTNGVDSSLSYVCRREYTIECNWKVFCDNYLDGGYHVPYAHKGLASGLKLDSYSITMFERVSIQSCEGSSEKNKGNYDRLGRKAIYAFVYPNFMINRYGPWMDTNLVVPLGPNKCQVIFDYYLEHSLKDDKDFIEKSLQDSEKVQIEDIVLCEGVQKGLQSPAYRVGRYAPTVEQAMHHFHCLLYENLAK; from the exons ATGCAGATGCAAATGGCGATGAACATTCAGCTGACACCTTTTATTTCTAATCCCCGACAAggacaactcctgaaccttaaTTTTCCAAACAAACATTCAACACTCACTTGTTGCGCTATTCGTAATTCAGACCTCAAACTATCTCAGACTCAGAGACTTGTCCATCACTTCAATCCCAAAACTCCCATAGAGGAAGCCGTTACTCCCCCAACATCATGGTACACTCATCCCTCTTTCTTCCACCTTGAGCTCGATCGTGTCTTCTACAGAGGCTGGCAAGTTGTGG GATCCACAGAGCAGATAAAGGATCCCCGTGACTATTTCACTGGaag ACTAGGAGATGTGGAATATGTGGTCTGTCGAGATGATAGTGGCATTGTCCGTGCCTTTCACAATGTCTGTCGTCATCATGCTTCTCTTCTTGCTTATGGAAGTGGAAAGAAGTCCTGCTTTGTCTGCCCTTATCAT atattaaaagACAGATTTCTGCAGGGGTGGACATATGGATTCAATGGAGCACTTCTCAAGGCAACTAGAATATCAGGAATGCGAAATTTCAATGTAAAT GATTTTGGCCTTTTGCCAATGAAAGTAGCTACCTGGGGACCTTTTGTTCTTCTCAATTTGGAAAAAGAGAATCTTTCTAAGAAGGAAGTTGATAGCCATAATGTGTCAAAGGAATGGCTTGGTAGCTCTTCAGAAATACTGAGTACCAATGGAGTTGATTCTTCACTAAGTTATGTTTGTAGACGTGAATACACAATTGAATGCAATTGGAAG GTATTCTGTGATAACTACTTAGATGGTGGCTATCATGTGCCATATGCACATAAAGGCCTTGCATCTGGTCTTAAGCTGGACTCCTATTCTATCACA ATGTTTGAAAGGGTTAGCATCCAAAGTTGTGAAGGCAGCTCAGAGAAAAACAAAGGGAATTATGATCGACTTGGAAGAAAAGCTATATATGCTTTTGTTTACCCTAACTTCATGATAAATAG GTATGGACCTTGGATGGACACCAATCTTGTGGTTCCACTAGGACCCAACAAATGTCAAGTAATATTTGACTACTATCTTGAACATTCTCTGAAG GATGACAAAGATTTCATAGAAAAAAGTTTACAAGATAGTGAGAAAGTGCAG ATAGAAGATATTGTGTTGTGTGAAGGTGTCCAGAAGGGCCTCCAGTCCCCAGCATATCGTGTGGGCAGATATGCTCCAACGGTTGAGCAGGCCATGCACCATTTTCATTGTCTGCTCTATGAAAACCTTGCAAAATAA